A single genomic interval of Arthrobacter sp. NicSoilB8 harbors:
- a CDS encoding ABC transporter permease, whose translation MSENTEPRSAPAPDPDKIPAAQTTEAEPEPLEDVSFATSLDTAGGAMQPSAVPVTSQSGAIPGAPEEESLLRKIFTGNGIVTILAVLLALILGGLLIAMTDKVVGTTAGYLFARPSDFLTAVWSAATSSYVALFQGAVFNPRAAGVAGQFAPLMETLTIATPLITAGLGVALAFRAGLFNIGAQGQIIMAGILASWVGFALHLPLGLHLLLVLVAGVVGGAVWGGIVGVLKARTGAHEVIVTIMFNYIALYFLRYLLDTELFQRPGESTPISPVLDPSAAYPLLFGSQYRLHLGFLLAIAATVFVSWLLNRSTLGFEFRAVGANPKAALTAGINVSRATILVMTIAGGLAGLAGVAQVAGTEKVLTDGVAATYGFDAITVALLGRSSPWGTFAAGLLFGAFRAGAVQMQIQTGTPIDIVLVVQSLIVLFIAAPPLVRAIFGLNPGKKKAATAGKTKQAVTTGGAA comes from the coding sequence ATGAGTGAGAACACCGAGCCGCGGTCCGCGCCCGCACCGGACCCGGACAAGATTCCGGCAGCCCAAACCACCGAGGCGGAGCCGGAGCCCCTGGAGGACGTCTCCTTCGCCACCTCGCTCGACACAGCCGGGGGAGCGATGCAGCCATCGGCGGTTCCGGTCACGTCCCAAAGCGGAGCCATCCCCGGCGCGCCGGAAGAGGAGTCGCTGCTGCGCAAGATCTTCACCGGCAACGGCATCGTGACCATCCTGGCGGTGCTGCTTGCGCTCATCCTCGGCGGCCTGCTTATCGCCATGACGGACAAGGTGGTGGGCACCACGGCGGGCTATCTGTTTGCCCGGCCCAGCGATTTCCTCACCGCCGTCTGGTCCGCCGCCACCAGCTCGTATGTCGCCCTCTTCCAGGGCGCGGTCTTCAACCCCCGGGCGGCCGGCGTGGCCGGGCAGTTCGCCCCCCTGATGGAGACGCTGACCATCGCCACCCCGCTGATCACCGCCGGCCTCGGCGTCGCACTTGCCTTCCGCGCTGGCCTGTTCAACATCGGTGCGCAGGGCCAGATCATCATGGCCGGCATCCTCGCCTCGTGGGTCGGCTTCGCGCTGCACCTGCCGCTGGGGCTGCACCTGCTGCTGGTTCTGGTGGCCGGAGTCGTCGGCGGCGCCGTGTGGGGCGGCATCGTCGGCGTGCTTAAAGCCAGGACGGGCGCCCACGAGGTCATCGTGACCATCATGTTCAACTACATCGCCCTGTATTTCCTGCGCTACCTGCTCGACACGGAGTTGTTCCAGCGTCCGGGGGAGAGCACACCGATTTCCCCCGTCCTGGACCCCAGCGCGGCGTACCCGCTGCTCTTCGGCAGCCAGTACCGGCTGCATCTGGGATTCCTGCTGGCCATCGCGGCTACCGTTTTCGTTTCGTGGCTGCTGAACCGCTCCACGCTCGGTTTCGAGTTCCGTGCCGTCGGGGCCAACCCCAAGGCGGCACTGACTGCCGGCATCAACGTCTCCCGGGCCACGATCCTGGTGATGACCATTGCCGGTGGCCTGGCCGGCCTGGCCGGCGTGGCGCAGGTGGCAGGCACCGAAAAGGTCCTGACCGATGGCGTCGCGGCAACCTACGGTTTTGACGCGATCACCGTGGCGCTGCTGGGACGTTCGTCGCCGTGGGGCACGTTCGCCGCCGGCCTGCTGTTCGGGGCCTTCCGCGCAGGCGCCGTGCAGATGCAGATCCAAACCGGAACCCCGATCGACATCGTCCTCGTGGTCCAGTCGCTCATTGTGCTGTTCATCGCGGCGCCGCCGCTGGTCCGGGCGATCTTCGGGCTCAACCCGGGCAAGAAGAAGGCCGCGACCGCCGGCAAAACCAAGCAGGCCGTAACCACCGGAGGTGCCGCATGA
- a CDS encoding ABC transporter permease, which produces MSTTATSPVPGQPRQGDSQQGKGHTPAQSAKPVTWKLPVTLLVLATVAFIFFGLLGPQGTAKFGISSGGDFFQLPAIEVPTFLSGIVLSMILLGLAGYAAFLKTKDVRPPRWLPAVFTVVFVVAFLIWVVGGARTPSISLAGLIAGSVTLAVPIVFGSLSGVLCERAGVVNIAIEGQLLGGAFTAALVASLTHNPYLGLFAAAVAGALVSMVLALFSIKYVVNQIIVGVVLNVLVSGLTGFLFSTVMQSDPDKYNSPGRLPIIDIPVLSGIPVIGPILFKQSVVGYLMYVAVIVIWIGLFKTKWGLRVRAVGEHPQAADTLGIKVNATRFWNVTLGGAVAGIGGSFFTLVAIDSFTKEISGGRGFIALAAMILGRWNPIGAFFAALLFGFADNLQSIVTIIGTPVPSQFMAMLPYVVTVFAVAGLVGRSRPPAADGIPYVKG; this is translated from the coding sequence ATGAGCACAACAGCAACCTCACCCGTACCAGGGCAGCCCCGACAGGGAGACTCACAGCAGGGCAAAGGCCACACGCCCGCGCAGTCCGCCAAGCCCGTGACCTGGAAGCTGCCGGTAACGCTCTTGGTGCTGGCCACCGTCGCGTTCATCTTCTTTGGCCTGCTCGGCCCGCAGGGAACTGCCAAGTTCGGCATTTCCTCGGGCGGAGACTTCTTCCAGCTGCCCGCGATCGAAGTCCCCACCTTCCTCTCCGGAATTGTCCTCTCGATGATCCTGCTGGGCCTGGCCGGCTACGCCGCGTTCCTGAAGACCAAGGACGTCCGGCCCCCGCGCTGGCTGCCGGCCGTGTTCACTGTCGTGTTCGTGGTCGCCTTCCTGATCTGGGTGGTGGGCGGCGCCCGGACCCCCAGCATTTCGCTGGCCGGCCTGATCGCCGGGTCCGTAACGCTCGCCGTGCCGATCGTCTTCGGCTCCCTGTCAGGGGTGCTGTGCGAACGCGCCGGCGTCGTCAACATCGCCATCGAGGGCCAGCTCCTGGGCGGTGCCTTCACGGCCGCACTCGTCGCCAGCCTGACCCACAACCCCTACCTGGGCCTGTTCGCGGCGGCCGTCGCCGGTGCCCTTGTCTCGATGGTGCTGGCGCTGTTCAGCATCAAGTACGTGGTCAACCAGATCATCGTCGGCGTCGTGCTCAACGTCTTGGTCTCCGGGCTCACCGGCTTCCTGTTCAGCACCGTGATGCAGTCGGACCCCGACAAGTACAACTCGCCCGGCCGGCTGCCCATCATCGACATCCCGGTCCTGTCCGGCATTCCCGTGATCGGACCCATCCTGTTCAAGCAGTCCGTGGTGGGCTACCTGATGTACGTGGCTGTGATCGTGATCTGGATCGGACTGTTCAAAACGAAGTGGGGCCTGCGCGTCCGTGCTGTCGGTGAGCATCCGCAGGCCGCCGACACCCTGGGCATCAAGGTCAACGCCACCCGCTTCTGGAACGTCACGCTCGGCGGCGCCGTGGCCGGGATCGGCGGATCGTTCTTCACCCTCGTGGCGATTGACAGCTTCACCAAGGAAATCTCCGGCGGCCGCGGCTTCATCGCCCTCGCCGCGATGATCCTGGGCCGCTGGAATCCGATCGGGGCGTTCTTCGCCGCGCTGTTGTTCGGCTTCGCCGACAACCTGCAGAGCATCGTGACGATCATCGGCACCCCGGTGCCGAGCCAGTTCATGGCCATGCTGCCCTACGTCGTGACCGTGTTTGCCGTGGCCGGGCTCGTCGGACGCTCCAGGCCGCCGGCCGCCGACGGCATACCGTACGTCAAGGGCTGA
- a CDS encoding cytidine deaminase, protein MDSTDVDWAALEAAAVSAMKNAYAPYSKFPVGAAALTGDGRIVSGCNVENASYGLTLCAECALVGNLQMTGGGLLRAFYCVDAGGNVLMPCGRCRQLLYEFRAPNMELMTTQGIKTMDQVLPDAFGPQHLEEPR, encoded by the coding sequence ATGGACAGCACCGACGTCGACTGGGCAGCGCTGGAAGCCGCGGCAGTATCCGCCATGAAGAATGCCTATGCGCCGTATTCGAAGTTTCCGGTGGGGGCCGCGGCCCTCACCGGAGACGGCCGGATCGTCAGCGGCTGCAACGTCGAAAACGCCAGCTACGGGCTGACCCTGTGCGCCGAGTGCGCCCTGGTGGGAAACCTGCAGATGACCGGCGGGGGACTGCTCCGCGCGTTCTACTGCGTTGACGCCGGCGGCAACGTCCTCATGCCCTGCGGGCGCTGCCGCCAGCTGCTCTACGAATTCCGGGCTCCCAACATGGAGCTCATGACCACCCAGGGAATCAAGACCATGGACCAGGTCCTTCCCGATGCCTTTGGCCCCCAACACCTGGAGGAACCCCGGTGA
- a CDS encoding thymidine phosphorylase, producing the protein MTQATQTNSRSEAFDAVDIIRIKRDKGVLSPAQIDWTIDAYTRGAIADEQMAALNMAILLNGMDRAEISRWTAAMIASGERMDFSSLRRPDGGVKATSDKHSTGGVGDKITLPLAPLVAVFGVAVPQLSGRGLGHTGGTLDKLESIPGWRANLSNEEMLAQLQGVGAVICAAGAGLAPADKKLYALRDVTGTVEAIPLIASSIMSKKIAEGTGSLVLDVKVGSGAFMKDEARARELAETMVALGKDAGVNTVALLTNMNTPLGLTAGNAIEVEESVEVLAGGGPEDVVELTVRLAEEMLACAGVRDADPRAALRDGRAMDVWNRMIEAQGGDPRAKLPVAKESEVIYAPADGVLVELDAMAVGVAAWRLGAGRARKEDQVQAGAGVRMHAKPGATVRAGEPLMTLLTDTPEKFERAKEALEHAAVIAPEGSRPAQKLIIDRIA; encoded by the coding sequence GTGACACAAGCAACGCAGACCAACAGCCGCTCCGAAGCGTTCGACGCCGTCGACATCATCCGCATCAAGCGGGACAAGGGCGTCCTCAGCCCGGCCCAGATCGACTGGACGATCGACGCGTACACCCGCGGCGCCATCGCCGACGAACAGATGGCCGCCCTGAACATGGCCATCCTGCTCAACGGCATGGACCGGGCCGAGATCTCCCGCTGGACGGCGGCCATGATTGCCTCGGGCGAGCGGATGGACTTCTCCAGCCTGCGGCGGCCCGACGGCGGCGTGAAGGCGACGTCGGACAAGCACTCCACGGGCGGGGTGGGGGACAAGATCACCCTGCCGCTGGCGCCCCTCGTGGCCGTCTTCGGGGTCGCCGTACCGCAGCTCTCGGGCCGCGGCTTGGGCCACACCGGCGGCACGCTGGACAAGCTCGAATCAATCCCGGGCTGGCGTGCGAACCTGAGCAACGAGGAAATGCTGGCCCAGCTCCAGGGCGTCGGCGCGGTCATTTGTGCCGCCGGCGCCGGGCTGGCCCCGGCGGACAAGAAGCTCTACGCGCTCCGCGATGTCACCGGAACGGTGGAGGCCATTCCGCTGATCGCGTCCTCGATAATGAGCAAGAAGATCGCCGAAGGCACCGGCTCGCTGGTGCTCGACGTCAAGGTGGGCAGCGGCGCCTTCATGAAGGACGAGGCCCGGGCCCGCGAACTGGCCGAGACCATGGTGGCCCTGGGCAAGGACGCCGGTGTCAACACCGTGGCCCTGCTGACCAACATGAACACGCCCCTGGGCCTGACCGCGGGCAACGCGATCGAGGTCGAGGAATCGGTGGAGGTCCTCGCCGGCGGCGGGCCGGAAGACGTCGTCGAACTCACGGTCCGGCTCGCGGAGGAAATGCTGGCATGCGCCGGCGTCCGCGACGCCGATCCCCGGGCCGCCCTGCGGGACGGCCGGGCCATGGACGTCTGGAACCGGATGATCGAGGCGCAGGGCGGCGACCCGCGCGCCAAGCTCCCGGTCGCCAAGGAATCCGAGGTCATCTACGCCCCCGCCGACGGCGTCCTCGTGGAGCTCGACGCGATGGCCGTCGGCGTCGCGGCCTGGCGCCTCGGTGCCGGACGAGCCCGCAAGGAGGACCAGGTCCAGGCCGGGGCCGGGGTGCGGATGCACGCCAAGCCGGGCGCCACGGTCCGGGCCGGCGAACCGCTCATGACCCTCCTGACGGACACACCGGAGAAGTTCGAGCGGGCCAAGGAAGCGCTGGAACACGCCGCCGTGATCGCGCCGGAGGGCTCCCGGCCGGCCCAGAAGCTCATCATCGACCGCATCGCCTAA
- a CDS encoding DedA family protein, with translation MQAINDFILAAAGQPWVLVLVFACCVIDGFFPPIPSESVVVGLAAVAATADVPNPVLLIATAAAGAFLGDNLAYLIGRGTGTRRWAWMRGPRMQGAFLWAGRELRKRPASLILVARFVPIGRVAVNLTAGATHYPRSRFMSLTVLSALLWASYSVGIGLFVGPWFEENHVLGAAIAIVCAIVLGIAVDFVISRLRGRIPEEPTPAVQPGEHPPPGT, from the coding sequence GTGCAGGCAATCAACGACTTCATCCTCGCCGCCGCAGGGCAACCCTGGGTGCTTGTCCTCGTTTTTGCCTGCTGCGTGATCGACGGCTTCTTCCCGCCGATCCCGAGCGAATCGGTGGTGGTGGGGCTGGCCGCCGTCGCCGCCACCGCGGATGTTCCCAATCCGGTCCTCTTGATCGCAACCGCCGCCGCCGGCGCTTTCCTGGGTGACAACCTCGCCTACCTGATAGGCCGCGGCACGGGAACGCGGCGTTGGGCATGGATGCGCGGCCCCCGGATGCAGGGGGCCTTCCTCTGGGCCGGACGGGAGCTGCGGAAGCGCCCGGCCTCACTGATCCTCGTGGCACGCTTCGTCCCGATCGGGCGGGTGGCGGTCAACCTGACCGCCGGCGCCACACACTATCCGCGGTCCAGGTTCATGAGCCTGACGGTACTCTCGGCGCTGCTGTGGGCCAGCTACTCGGTGGGGATCGGCCTGTTCGTCGGCCCGTGGTTTGAGGAAAACCACGTGCTGGGCGCGGCCATCGCGATCGTCTGCGCAATCGTCCTGGGCATCGCCGTCGACTTCGTCATCAGCAGGCTGCGCGGCCGCATCCCGGAGGAGCCGACGCCGGCCGTTCAGCCGGGCGAACATCCACCGCCCGGAACGTAG
- a CDS encoding DedA family protein, with product MEFINEAVLHAAGQWWIYPLLLVFFFVDGFAMVVPSETLIVALAAYSLHSGQPNLWILGLTALVGAIAGDNMAYMLGRKIGLERFRWMRKPKVQKVFGWAHYELEKRGAVLIFTARYIPWGRVAVNYVAGTTAFPHRRFFFLDAFACLTWVAYSLGIGVLASSFPWLHHNPLLSAGIAVVFAIVLGVLIDHLLRLWHKRLGRNDARTVPADAGPVHEHAPHEHAPESQAAQERGAMIAGPATEAGVSRK from the coding sequence ATGGAGTTCATTAACGAGGCCGTGCTCCATGCCGCAGGCCAGTGGTGGATCTACCCCCTTCTGCTGGTCTTCTTCTTCGTGGACGGCTTCGCGATGGTGGTCCCCAGCGAGACCCTCATCGTTGCCCTTGCGGCGTATTCCCTGCACAGCGGCCAGCCCAACCTGTGGATCCTCGGCCTCACGGCACTCGTCGGAGCCATAGCCGGCGACAACATGGCCTACATGCTCGGCCGGAAGATCGGCCTCGAGCGGTTCCGCTGGATGCGCAAGCCGAAGGTCCAGAAAGTCTTCGGGTGGGCGCACTACGAACTCGAGAAACGCGGCGCCGTGTTGATCTTCACGGCCCGGTACATCCCGTGGGGGCGCGTCGCCGTCAACTACGTCGCGGGCACGACGGCGTTCCCGCACCGGCGGTTCTTCTTCCTGGACGCCTTCGCATGCCTGACGTGGGTCGCCTACTCGCTGGGCATCGGGGTCCTGGCCAGTTCCTTCCCGTGGCTGCACCACAACCCGCTGCTCAGTGCGGGGATTGCGGTGGTGTTCGCGATCGTGCTCGGAGTCCTGATCGACCACCTCCTGCGCCTGTGGCACAAACGCCTGGGACGCAACGACGCCCGGACCGTCCCGGCCGACGCCGGACCGGTCCACGAACACGCTCCCCACGAACACGCTCCCGAGTCTCAGGCCGCCCAGGAGCGCGGCGCGATGATTGCCGGGCCGGCCACTGAGGCCGGGGTATCCAGAAAGTAG
- a CDS encoding adenosine deaminase, whose amino-acid sequence MTETIPDAAPDLDFDLKVLPKVSLHDHLDGGLRPATIIELAEAVGHTLPSTDPVALGEWFRESADSGSLVRYLETFDHTIAVMQTREGLFRVAKEFVEDLADDGVVYGEVRWAPEQHLQKGLSLDDVVEAVQAGLEAGVDAVAETGRDIQVGQLITAMRHADRGQEIAELAVRHRYKGAVGFDIAGAEDGFLPSRFRDAFTYLAEHNFPATVHAGEAAGLDSIQSALVDGRALRLGHGVRIAEDITIEFEEADDAGADAGIFDDEVSDTIGMVTLGELASWIRDRGIALEICPSSNLQTGAISGFGEGIESHPLDMLYQLGFNVTINTDNRLMSGVTLTDEFELLVETFDYDLDDLLELTLNAAEAAFLPLEEKEALVEYINEAYADLG is encoded by the coding sequence GTGACTGAGACTATTCCTGACGCTGCCCCTGACCTCGACTTCGACCTGAAGGTCCTCCCCAAGGTTTCCCTTCACGACCACCTGGACGGCGGACTGCGCCCGGCCACCATCATTGAACTTGCCGAAGCTGTGGGCCACACACTCCCGTCCACCGACCCCGTCGCGCTGGGGGAGTGGTTCCGTGAATCCGCCGATTCCGGCTCCCTGGTCCGGTACCTCGAAACGTTTGACCACACCATTGCCGTGATGCAGACCCGGGAAGGGCTGTTCCGCGTCGCGAAGGAATTCGTCGAAGACCTGGCCGACGACGGCGTCGTGTACGGCGAAGTGCGCTGGGCCCCCGAACAGCACCTGCAGAAGGGCCTGAGCCTGGACGACGTCGTCGAGGCCGTCCAGGCCGGACTGGAAGCAGGCGTGGACGCCGTCGCCGAAACCGGCCGCGACATCCAGGTGGGCCAGCTCATCACCGCCATGCGCCACGCCGACCGCGGCCAGGAGATCGCCGAACTGGCGGTCCGGCACCGCTACAAGGGTGCAGTGGGCTTTGACATCGCCGGCGCCGAGGACGGCTTCCTGCCGTCCCGCTTCCGGGACGCCTTCACCTACCTCGCCGAGCACAACTTCCCGGCCACCGTCCACGCCGGCGAGGCCGCCGGGCTGGACAGCATCCAGTCGGCCCTCGTCGACGGCCGGGCCCTGCGCCTGGGCCACGGTGTGCGGATCGCCGAGGACATCACGATCGAGTTCGAAGAGGCCGACGACGCCGGCGCTGACGCCGGCATCTTCGACGACGAAGTCAGCGACACCATCGGCATGGTCACCCTGGGCGAGCTCGCCAGCTGGATCCGCGACCGTGGCATCGCCCTGGAAATCTGCCCGTCGTCCAACCTGCAGACCGGCGCGATTTCCGGCTTCGGCGAGGGCATCGAAAGCCACCCGCTGGACATGCTCTACCAGCTCGGCTTCAACGTCACCATCAACACCGACAACCGCCTCATGAGCGGCGTGACCCTCACGGACGAGTTCGAGCTCCTCGTGGAGACTTTCGACTACGATCTCGACGACCTGCTGGAGCTGACGTTGAACGCGGCCGAGGCTGCGTTCCTCCCGCTGGAGGAGAAGGAAGCCCTGGTGGAATACATCAACGAGGCCTACGCCGACCTTGGCTAA
- a CDS encoding MazG nucleotide pyrophosphohydrolase domain-containing protein, whose translation MGALTHRSLVEYLLEEAYEVAETIETDGGDAELKSELGDVLLQVVLHARLAEERGAFDLDEVARGLTAKMVRRNPHVFRPDGSLQDSFPATVEEIVLKWDAVKKAEKPERGHAFDGVPAALPALARAQKLLDRAERAGLAMAAGGTAVELPATEEELGELLFGIVAGARAGGLDAERALRGALRRFQDSPGPLP comes from the coding sequence ATGGGTGCCCTCACCCACAGGTCCCTCGTGGAGTACCTCCTCGAGGAGGCCTACGAGGTCGCCGAAACCATCGAGACGGACGGTGGCGACGCCGAACTGAAGTCCGAGCTGGGGGACGTGCTGCTCCAGGTGGTTCTCCATGCCCGGCTCGCCGAGGAACGCGGCGCCTTTGACCTCGACGAGGTCGCCCGGGGCCTCACAGCCAAGATGGTCCGCCGGAACCCGCACGTGTTCCGGCCGGACGGCTCGCTGCAGGATTCCTTCCCGGCAACGGTGGAGGAGATCGTCCTGAAATGGGATGCCGTCAAGAAGGCCGAGAAGCCCGAACGCGGCCACGCGTTCGACGGTGTTCCCGCCGCGCTTCCGGCCCTCGCACGGGCGCAGAAGCTCCTGGACCGGGCCGAACGCGCGGGCCTGGCGATGGCGGCGGGCGGCACCGCCGTCGAACTCCCGGCCACCGAGGAGGAACTCGGCGAGCTGCTGTTCGGGATCGTCGCGGGTGCCCGGGCCGGAGGGCTCGACGCCGAGCGCGCCCTCCGCGGAGCCCTCCGCCGCTTCCAGGACAGCCCCGGCCCACTGCCGTAG
- the eno gene encoding phosphopyruvate hydratase: MALIDAIHAREILDSRGNPTVEVEVLLSDGQIGRAAVPSGASTGEHEAVELRDGDKGRYLGKGVQKAVDAVIDQIAPALIGFDATDQRSIDQAMIDLDGTANKGKLGANAILGVSLAVANAAAASADLPLYKYLGGPNAHVLPVPLMNILNGGSHADSDVDIQEFMIVPIGAETFSEGLRWGVEVYHNLKSVLQAKGLSTGLGDEGGFAPNLPSNRAALDLIQEAIKNAGYTPGKDIALALDVASSEFFKDGAYQFEGKALTATEMSAYYAELVADYPLVSIEDPLDENDWEGWKTLTDSIGDKVQLVGDDLFVTNPSILQRGIDTKTANSLLVKVNQIGSLTETLDAVSLAQRAGYTTITSHRSGETEDTTIADISVATNAGQIKTGAPARSERVAKYNQLLRIEEELDDAARYAGRSAFPRFKG; encoded by the coding sequence ATGGCGCTTATCGATGCCATCCACGCCCGCGAAATCCTCGATTCCCGTGGCAACCCGACCGTAGAAGTTGAAGTCCTGCTCTCCGACGGCCAGATCGGCCGCGCAGCAGTTCCCTCCGGCGCCTCCACGGGCGAACACGAGGCCGTTGAACTCCGTGACGGCGACAAGGGCCGCTACCTTGGCAAGGGCGTCCAGAAGGCCGTCGACGCCGTCATCGACCAGATCGCCCCGGCCCTGATCGGTTTCGACGCGACCGACCAGCGCAGCATCGACCAGGCCATGATCGACCTCGACGGCACGGCCAACAAGGGCAAGCTCGGCGCCAACGCCATCCTCGGCGTGTCCCTCGCAGTCGCCAACGCCGCCGCCGCGTCGGCCGACCTGCCGCTGTACAAGTACCTGGGCGGCCCGAACGCCCACGTCCTGCCGGTGCCGCTGATGAACATCCTCAACGGTGGATCGCACGCCGATTCCGACGTCGACATCCAGGAATTCATGATTGTTCCGATCGGCGCCGAGACCTTCTCCGAAGGCCTGCGCTGGGGCGTCGAGGTCTACCACAACCTCAAGTCCGTCCTGCAGGCCAAGGGCCTGTCCACCGGCCTGGGCGACGAGGGCGGCTTCGCGCCGAACCTGCCGTCCAACCGTGCCGCCCTGGACCTGATCCAGGAAGCCATCAAGAACGCCGGCTACACCCCGGGCAAGGACATCGCCCTGGCCCTGGACGTCGCCTCCTCGGAATTCTTCAAGGACGGCGCCTACCAGTTCGAAGGCAAGGCCCTCACGGCCACCGAAATGAGCGCCTACTACGCCGAACTCGTTGCCGACTACCCGCTGGTCTCCATCGAAGACCCGCTGGACGAGAACGACTGGGAAGGCTGGAAGACCCTCACCGACAGCATCGGCGACAAGGTCCAGCTCGTGGGCGACGATCTCTTCGTCACCAACCCGTCCATCCTGCAGCGCGGCATCGACACCAAGACCGCCAACTCGCTGCTCGTGAAGGTCAACCAGATCGGTTCCCTGACCGAGACCCTGGACGCAGTGTCCCTGGCCCAGCGCGCGGGTTACACCACCATCACCTCGCACCGCTCCGGCGAGACCGAGGACACCACCATCGCCGACATCTCCGTTGCCACCAACGCCGGCCAGATCAAGACGGGTGCCCCGGCCCGTTCCGAGCGCGTCGCAAAATACAACCAGCTCCTGCGCATCGAAGAAGAACTCGACGACGCCGCACGGTACGCCGGACGCAGCGCCTTCCCGCGTTTCAAAGGCTAG
- a CDS encoding septum formation initiator family protein, with protein sequence MATRRPNVPRATPAAPKAEALQPAAGGLGAAVDGGDVIRADFGGSRSSGATPAPATSPRAPGAAAPKTATPKTSASNPSASGSAAGKPRPAAASGTRPPAGKAGGKTGGKTARAAAGRAGGKDPRRPAAADADESLDPVPAKAFSGRLLALGVVMIAITILLAPTVKIFLDKRAEISALQADIAAKQAKQEDLKKQVSRWQDPNYVKQQARDRINMVMPGETGYWVFGSDLPAAQSSGTAGAAAAQDPANLPWVDALWESIRRSATD encoded by the coding sequence ATGGCCACCCGACGCCCCAATGTTCCCAGGGCTACGCCCGCGGCTCCCAAGGCTGAGGCCCTTCAGCCTGCGGCCGGAGGCTTGGGGGCAGCAGTCGACGGCGGCGATGTCATCCGGGCGGACTTCGGCGGCTCCCGCAGCAGCGGGGCCACGCCGGCGCCCGCCACGTCACCCCGCGCACCAGGTGCGGCAGCCCCCAAAACAGCAACCCCCAAAACTTCAGCCTCCAACCCGTCCGCCTCCGGTTCCGCAGCCGGCAAACCCCGTCCCGCGGCAGCATCCGGAACCCGGCCCCCGGCCGGGAAGGCCGGCGGGAAGACCGGCGGGAAGACGGCCCGGGCGGCTGCCGGGCGAGCCGGCGGCAAGGACCCGCGGCGGCCGGCCGCAGCGGACGCGGACGAATCCCTCGACCCCGTACCGGCCAAGGCGTTCTCGGGCCGGCTGCTCGCCCTCGGCGTCGTCATGATTGCCATCACCATCCTGCTGGCGCCCACGGTCAAGATCTTCCTGGACAAGCGTGCCGAAATCTCGGCGCTCCAGGCAGATATCGCGGCCAAGCAGGCCAAGCAGGAGGACCTCAAAAAACAGGTTTCGCGGTGGCAGGATCCCAACTACGTCAAACAGCAGGCCCGTGACCGCATTAACATGGTTATGCCCGGAGAGACGGGCTACTGGGTATTCGGCAGCGATCTTCCTGCCGCGCAGTCCAGTGGCACGGCGGGTGCAGCAGCAGCACAAGACCCGGCCAACCTGCCCTGGGTGGACGCCCTCTGGGAATCCATCAGGCGATCGGCAACAGACTAG
- a CDS encoding DUF501 domain-containing protein yields MGRPVRDVVEIPARCVCGNPLVAATSPRLSNGTPFPTTFYLTHPVITSAVSRLEAAGLMNEMNARLEADTDLAARYRAAHEAYLASRAEIGARSGIGAVPEIDGISAGGMPTRVKCLHVLVGQSLAAGPGVNPLGDEAIAAIDEWWTADRCYCDGAWDTGGEVPSRDLSRHGPQGLPEIVGRPAPVRKSRAGADTAGTAGTGESK; encoded by the coding sequence CTGGGCCGGCCGGTGCGCGACGTCGTCGAAATCCCTGCCCGCTGTGTCTGCGGAAACCCGCTCGTGGCCGCCACCTCGCCGCGGCTGAGCAACGGTACGCCGTTCCCCACCACGTTTTACCTCACCCATCCGGTGATCACGTCCGCGGTGTCGCGGCTGGAAGCTGCCGGGCTGATGAACGAGATGAACGCCCGGCTCGAAGCCGACACTGACCTGGCGGCGCGGTACCGCGCCGCCCACGAGGCTTATCTGGCCTCCCGGGCCGAGATCGGCGCACGCTCCGGCATCGGTGCCGTCCCGGAAATCGACGGTATCTCCGCCGGGGGGATGCCCACCCGGGTCAAGTGCCTGCATGTCCTCGTGGGCCAGTCGCTGGCCGCCGGGCCCGGCGTGAACCCGCTCGGCGACGAGGCCATCGCCGCCATCGATGAATGGTGGACGGCGGACCGCTGCTACTGCGACGGCGCCTGGGACACCGGGGGCGAGGTCCCCTCCCGGGACCTCAGCCGCCACGGACCGCAGGGCCTGCCGGAGATCGTGGGCCGGCCGGCCCCGGTCCGCAAGTCGCGTGCCGGCGCAGACACCGCAGGCACTGCCGGCACGGGAGAGTCCAAGTGA